In Nomascus leucogenys isolate Asia chromosome 3, Asia_NLE_v1, whole genome shotgun sequence, the genomic window CATGTGCTCGGGAGCCCGGGGGTCAAGGAGGCACCTGGACTCAGATCGGgaaaggaggctggggagggggcagggcacAGGCCAACCCACCTCGTAGCTGCGCAGGAGGCTGCCGCTGGGGGAGGCCGTCTGTCGGTATGTGTCCACCAGGCTGCGCAGCCCCAGACGCTCTGCcagctctgcccagctgccctggGCTTCTGGCCCGTCTAGCAGCTGCTCCAGGTTCTGCAGAGCTGTATCACCAAGTGACAGTCCCGGCCCTGAGGGGGACACACATATAGACATGTCATTTACCTCCAGAGTTGGGCGGGGACATGGACACCCGAACACTGCCTTTCTCCCAAGGTAAGCGACAGACAGGACCATGAGGGGTGACGGACGGGGCCGAGGGTAGAGAAAGAGAGGCCTCCTTCAGAGGTCCTGAAGGAGAAGAGACCTCTGTGAGGAGTCAGAGGAGTCGGGCTGGGGATGCTTGATGCTTCTCACCTGCAGGGCTGGGCGGGGTCAGGGGTGGCTCCATGGTGTTCTGAGCGGCATTTAGCAGCAAGGTCTTCACCTGGGGAGACAGCCGCAGTTCTGTCTACCTCCCACCTCGTCCTTAAGCCCGTGTCTTTAAGTCCAGATACTCTGGACCCCGTCACTCAGAGCACTTCTAGTCCCAGGCTGGCCTCACCTTGGTGCTACAAGTGAGGTCAAGAGGCGTGTGGCCCCGGAAGCTGCTTCGGGTGTCCTTCTCAGGCCCTTCAGAGTCCGAGTCGCTATCAGAGGTAGGGGGTGAAGGCAGTGGGCACAGGGGCTCCTCGTTTTCAGCATGGATGTCAGCACCTGGGAGAGGGAGGCCGTAATGGGGAGGTATGGTGGGGGCCTACATTAAGGACTGCAAAGTGGGGGGACTGGGAGGcacctctcccccttccccccaccctgtTCAAGTGCCCCTGAGGGTGAGACTGACCAGCCTTCAGAAGGAGGCGGGTGAGGGTCGGGTACCCTAGTCCAGCTGCCAGGTGCAGGGGTGTGTTTCCCGCAAAGGTGCGAGCGTTCACGTTGGCCCGGAGCTGGGGGTGCGAGCAGCGAGGGTGGACACCACAGCATGGTCCCCTTGGCCAGCGCCCCCTTCACCATCTTTGGCCCCTCCACCACCCTTGGCCCCACTCCTTCCACAATCCTCAGTCCCACCTTGGTGACCAGATGGGTGACCAACCCCAGCTCCTCCATCTCTGTGGCTAGATGCAAGGCTGTTCGCCCCCCCTGCCGCTCTGTGGCCTCCACTTCAGCCCCACTGTCCACCAGCAGATCCAGGCACTCGGGGCTTCGGGCTCGGACCGCCAGGTGTACCGGATACAGTCCTAAGGATGCAGGATGCTCAACCTGCAGCTGTGACCCTTAAGGCGGCCCCTGGGCCAGCCCTGACCATTCAACCTCGACACCTCATAGTCCATTCTGGGCACTGGCCAGATACCCTCCCTGGTCCCCCCCTGCCCCCTTAGTCAGGTGAGATGGGGAGCTCACCCTCAAAGTCAGGCATATGCAACAGCTGGGGCACAGCAGGAGCTCCACTCTGAAGCAGTGCACGCAGCAGTTCAGGGGCACCAGCGCCTGCCCGCAGCGCCAGATGCATGGCTGAGTCTCCATGCCGATCCAGCAGAGCTGGGTCTGCACCCACCCGCAGCAGAAAGCTCACCACACTCGTCTGCCCGGTGATCACCGCCAGGTGCAGGGGCGTCTGGGGATGAAAGCAGGGTGAGCCAGGCCCGAGTCCCCCTTGCCTTCcaacccctcccacctccccagtaGGCGCCCCCGCACCTGGTGCAGGTGGTTGGTGAGGTTGACGGCGCCGAGGTCCTGGGCATAGTGGATGACACAGGCTATCTGCTCAACGACACTGGTCTGCCCGTGGatgatggccaggtgcagtggtctGGGGGTTGGGGAGCGAGAGTCTGGCCCAGCCACTCAGAGCATCTTTCCTTCTCAAAGCCCCACCGCCCTCATAGTCTCCCTCGCTGGGGCCCATGGAACCCAGCACGTGGCCCAGGGCATCGCTGTGCTTGCACTTAACGTTTCGCAGCACCTTTTGAGGTAGGTAAGTGCTATAACTGTACCCCTTGCACGGTCGACAAAACTGAAGTTTGGACAGACCAAGCAGCTTGAACAGAGCTGGTGAACCCCGAGGCCGGACTTGAAGCCTGGCGTGTCCAGAAACTGCAGAGCCCGGCTCCGTGCCGGTCCCTTTCCTGCCCCTACCCCGCGCCGCGTCAGCCAGGCCCTCTGTTGCCTACGTGTCTCCGTTCTCGTCCTGCGCCGTCAGTAGGTGGCGCTGTCCCGCTAGCAGCGCGCGCGCGTCCGCGGTGACGCCGTAGTCGAGTAGGGCTCGGGCGCTGCGCTGCGCCAGGCCGAACAGGCGCGCGTTGTACTCTCGGGCTGGGGGCGACAGAGGGTGTGGGTCAGGGCTGGGTCCTCAGCCCCGGCGCCCCGACCGCCCGTGCCCCGGCGTCCATACCTCGCCGCAGCATCTCCGGGGCCTGCGGCTTGCACTGGGGGGTCCTGGAGGGGGCGCTCGGCTCCGCAGCTTCCTCCCCGGAGTCCCTGCCGGGCACCGAGGCGGCCATCtgcgccccgcccccgcctcccgggtAGCAGCCCATGGGGCCCGCGCCGGACTGGTAGGGGCTGTAGGCCAGGGAGCaggggaagaaactgaggctgccACCTGTGGATACAGGCAGGACTGTGGGAAGCGGGCCACCAGCCACGACtctcccagatttttttttgacggagtttcgctcttactgcccagcctggagtgcagtggcgcgatctcggctcactgcaacctctgtctcccgggttcaagcgattctcctgcctcagcctcccgagtagctgggattacaggcgcctgccaccatgcccagctaatgtttgtatttttagtagagatgaggtttcacgctgttggccaggttggtctcgaactcctgatctcaggtaatccgcctgccttggcctcccaaagtgctggattacaggcgtgagccaccacgcccggcctctcccAGGTTTTTTTCCTCCACAGCTTCTCTTACCTTTACCCCTCCCTCCATCAGTACCCCCtcacctcctccagctcctccgtAGCCCCCGGCTGCACCCCCAGAGCCTCCACCCATGTGGGAGCCACCCCCGAAGGGCTGGGAGAAGGTGGGCAAGGCCTTCCTCCGCTTCCGCTGCACCTCTTCCTTGTCTGGGGGCAGAGGAAAATGAGATTGAGCCCAATTATTGTGTCATGCCTCAGGGGCCCTTCCCAGAAGAGCCCTCAGGCTGGCTCCTAGGAAGCACCTCCTGGGACCCTCGCACTCCTGACTTGGCTCACGCATCCCCACATCTAGCTCTTGGGACCTTCTAGCCCAGCCTGGCCCCTCGCCAGCCCCCTGAGGTCCTCAGCCCAGCTCCACCTTCCACCAGAGGGTAATAGGTGAACTGTTTGGAATCAGACACGTCCCCTCCTCGCTTGCGTTTCAGTTGCAGGAACACTGTTACGGGCCGCTCAATCTTCATCTTGTGATAGGGGGGTGTCCGGAACACAATGGCATACTAGGGGGTGCAGGGAGACATAGGGTGTCAGTGAGTCCTTAGCCTAATTTagcccccagcccaggccctAGCCCTGGATACCTGTTTATGCACATCTGTGGGAGAGAAGTCCCCAAAGGCCTGCCATCCGTTCTCATCATCCTCATAGAACCGAACCTCAATGTCATCTACAAGGAAAACGGAAGCTTGGCCACAGCTCCCGGTGGAATCTCCGGGGCCATTTACCCTAGAGCTTCCCTGGCCCCAGTCTTATACTCGATGTCCTTGGCGCCCAGCCTGGGCTCCAGTCTCACCTTTCTGCACCTTGTCACAAAGCAGATAAACTTCATCTCCACCCCGCACAGAGCCTGCTGTCTTGTCCATTCGAGAAATCTTCAGGTTTGATGCCCCTGGAGATTCTATGGGGTGGGATATGGATTAGTTGAGATGATGCAATAGCCATGGCCACATTTAAGGAGCTGGGTGCTTTGTATTCCTTATCTCAGCAACCCCTGGAGCTGCAGGAACCACCCAATATACACATTTACTAAAGACAGAAGCTTCAAGGGGGGAAACGACTTGCTTAGGATCACACAGCTTGTATGTGGGAGGGCCAGGTTCTGAAACCCGGGCCTGTTTGGCTCCACAGCTTGAGGTCACCCCTCATGCCAcctctgccaccaggcctggcaccCCAGGCAATCAGGATACTCACTGCTGTCATGGATGGGCTGGGAGATGACTGGCTTCAGGGGCAGGGAGAAGGAGCCATCACTGGCTCGAAGGAAGGCAGAGAAGCGCAGCCGCACTATACTCAGATCCATCACCTTCTTCAGTTCTTTGGCCTCTTGCTCCAGCTCCCGCTGCTCGGCCTCTGGGCAGTGGGTACATGTTTGAGCCCTGGGcttctccctccctgctccttccaTGAGCACCTCCCATGactccccaccccctgcacccATACCTGTAAGGCCCTGGGGCCTAGAGCGGAGCCGCTGCCTCTGAAGTTTTTGTATCATAGTCCCCATCATGTTCTTCTTAGTCACATGCAGGACACCCAGGTTGTTAAATCTGAGAAGGGAGAATCAGAGGCTTTTGGCCGTGCAGTTCTTTCTTCCTGAGGCACCTTTCCCATTGCCAGGGCTCAGCTCAGCCCTGCTTCCTCAAGGAAGCCATTGGAGTTTCTACTTGGGCCCTTGGGTTTGGGGCCAACCTACATCTTTCCCCTTGGTCAGATGCTAAGCTCATGGAGGTGGGCTGGGGCCTAGGACTGGCAGACAGGGGCATACCAGTGGGGGCCAGGCGTAGAGGGCACCTACTGGGCAGTCATGTCCTTGGGCCCCACAGAAACGGCGCAGATCCCCAGCTCTGAGCATTGCTTGCCCACCAGACTGTGGGCATGAGCACGAGGTGGGTCACTGTGTGTTACCAGGTCCACCTCAATCTTGGCTGGTCCCTCGTAGTTACAGATCTAGGAGAGGCAGGGACTGTCAGGGCCTTGGGCATGCTGTCCACTTAGCCCACCCTCCAGCACCATCCTGGCTCACCTTGACAGTGGGATAGGTCTTTCGGCCCTTCTCACTGGAGGCACCGGGCAGTCCTCCGTGGGAGGGGCCTTCACAGCCATATCGAAATCGGAAGCCTCTCTGAAGGTCCAAGGGCAGAGTAGCATTGTGATCAGGGAAGACCACCCAGGCCAGCAGTGACCACAGTGCCTGGTAGTAGCCCTGAACCACAACTGCAGCACTCTGATCAGCATCAGTGACCATCCAATCCCCTGTGGCCTCCTTGGGCAATGGCTCCTCCATGGCCAGCCAGCTACCACTACCCCATTTGTCCCCAAAGCTGAAGCCATTCCACACCCTCCCTTTTGCTCACTCACCTGCTTAGGCTGTTCCACGATCACCAGGTAGGGGCCATCAGCTGGGGACAGAGAGACCTTGCTGAGCCACGatctcccagcccctcccccagaGAGAGGGCacatgctctccctcccccggCTTTAGGACTAGAGGAGGTTAGTGAACTTGCTGACCTGTCTCTGGGGCTGGCTCCTTGGGTTCCACAATGGAGGAGTTCAATTTGAAATCATCATATTCAATAATACCATCCAGACCCTGGTTTGGAGACAGATTAGGGGTGGCATCCGACACTCAGCGCCCCCCCACAGCCCCACCTCCCATCTCCAAGTCCTCAGTGGTCACTCCCCCTCCTCCTCAGACCCAACAGAAAGCTCCTTTTGGAGGCAGAGTTGCAGACAGATGGACAGGCTGGCAGGCTGAGAGCATCTGCGAGCATGCAGGTGTAAGGCAGCAGAGGGGGCTTAGGCAGACAGGTGGACAGACACGGGGAGCGGCCGGTCGGGTCAGGGGCAGGCGGCGTGACTCACTGGGTTGTAGCAACTCTCCATGTCTCTGGGCTAGGCCCGGCTCTGTCTAGTGGCTCCGGCCAGGTTCTGCTTCCCAGAATTTTGGGCGCCCGCCTAAAGTTGGGAGGAGTGGCGTGGGGGAGGGGGTCAGATCTAAATGGGGGTGGGCGGGAGATGGGGGCTCAGATTTGGGGGAGGGTCCGACCTCCTCCAGCCGCCCGTCCGGGTGTGGCGGGTGAGATCCGGTGGAGAGCGAGATCCGGAGTTGGGCTTGGCCGGGGAAGGGGCAGGAAAGTTAGAGCAGCTTAGGAAAGTCCCGAAAATACCAAGGGGAGGCGGGGCCGGAGGGGGCGGGCCTGGAAATGACGCCACTGGCCCCGCCCTCACGACGGGAGGGGCGGGAGGCCCTCGCCAGTCTGCGGGCTCCCGCTGCTTTTCAGCGGGCAGAGGGCTAGGAGAATCAGGGAAGCCCCGGTGGGGGTtaagccccctcctccctccagggCAGGGAACAGGAGGGTCCTTCACGGCCGGGAGGAGGCTGGCAGTCTGGGGCCAAGTCCGCCTCCCGCTCCCCTCCCTCGGTCTGGAGCAACCTTGGGATTTTCTGCCAGGAGGGAGGCCACGGCTGATAAACCCCGGGGGCTTTTGGGGGGACATTCCTGGTGTCGAAAGGCCTCCCCTTCGAACAGCCTGTAGGCGGGGGCTCTTTCCTGTGGGAGGCCCCGGGGTTCTGCCCCGAGAACGCGATTCTGGGGCCGCGGGAAAAGTGTCTCCTCCTCGGAATGGGCTCTTCTCTCTCCCAAACCTCGCAACAGCAGCTGGTCCCACACCGCACGGGCTCTGGGCGCGCAGGCGACAGGGAGACCTCTGCACGCTTCCTGCCCAATACAAGCTTGTGTCTCCATCACAGCTCCACAAGTGTGTTTCGGCTGTAGTGCTTGGTTGCATGTTGTGTGTCCATGGCGTCAACATGAGTGCATGCGAGCATGTGTGTAGATAGGTGAATCCCAAGCTTCTCAGTGTGGGTGTGTGTCAGCGCCTGTCTTGATGTACAGACACGGGTGAGCGTATCTTGAGTTTGTGCGTGAAGGGTGTGGGTGCAGGCACCAGTGCACCGGTGGGCACGTCtccgtgtgcatgtgtgtgcgagTGCGACTGCACGGACGCTGCCGTGTGTTCGCCAGCACAGGTACAGGTGTACGTACGGGTCCGCGTATCTTTGTACAAGGATGTCGACGTGGATCCGAGTGTCGTCGCCTGCGCGCCCTTTCCGGCTGTGTGCAGCTGCTGCTCTCCAGCCCCAGGCGCTGTCCGCTAAAggccc contains:
- the NFKB2 gene encoding nuclear factor NF-kappa-B p100 subunit isoform X2; this encodes MESCYNPGLDGIIEYDDFKLNSSIVEPKEPAPETADGPYLVIVEQPKQRGFRFRYGCEGPSHGGLPGASSEKGRKTYPTVKICNYEGPAKIEVDLVTHSDPPRAHAHSLVGKQCSELGICAVSVGPKDMTAQFNNLGVLHVTKKNMMGTMIQKLQRQRLRSRPQGLTEAEQRELEQEAKELKKVMDLSIVRLRFSAFLRASDGSFSLPLKPVISQPIHDSKSPGASNLKISRMDKTAGSVRGGDEVYLLCDKVQKDDIEVRFYEDDENGWQAFGDFSPTDVHKQYAIVFRTPPYHKMKIERPVTVFLQLKRKRGGDVSDSKQFTYYPLVEDKEEVQRKRRKALPTFSQPFGGGSHMGGGSGGAAGGYGGAGGGGSLSFFPCSLAYSPYQSGAGPMGCYPGGGGGAQMAASVPGRDSGEEAAEPSAPSRTPQCKPQAPEMLRRAREYNARLFGLAQRSARALLDYGVTADARALLAGQRHLLTAQDENGDTPLHLAIIHGQTSVVEQIACVIHYAQDLGAVNLTNHLHQTPLHLAVITGQTSVVSFLLRVGADPALLDRHGDSAMHLALRAGAGAPELLRALLQSGAPAVPQLLHMPDFEGLYPVHLAVRARSPECLDLLVDSGAEVEATERQGGRTALHLATEMEELGLVTHLVTKLRANVNARTFAGNTPLHLAAGLGYPTLTRLLLKAGADIHAENEEPLCPLPSPPTSDSDSDSEGPEKDTRSSFRGHTPLDLTCSTKVKTLLLNAAQNTMEPPLTPPSPAGPGLSLGDTALQNLEQLLDGPEAQGSWAELAERLGLRSLVDTYRQTASPSGSLLRSYELAGGDLAGLLEALSDMGLEEGVRLLRGPETRDKLPSTEVKEDSAYGSQSVEQEAEKLGPPPEPPGGLCHGHPQPQVH
- the NFKB2 gene encoding nuclear factor NF-kappa-B p100 subunit isoform X1, with product MESCYNPGLDGIIEYDDFKLNSSIVEPKEPAPETADGPYLVIVEQPKQRGFRFRYGCEGPSHGGLPGASSEKGRKTYPTVKICNYEGPAKIEVDLVTHSDPPRAHAHSLVGKQCSELGICAVSVGPKDMTAQFNNLGVLHVTKKNMMGTMIQKLQRQRLRSRPQGLTEAEQRELEQEAKELKKVMDLSIVRLRFSAFLRASDGSFSLPLKPVISQPIHDSKSPGASNLKISRMDKTAGSVRGGDEVYLLCDKVQKDDIEVRFYEDDENGWQAFGDFSPTDVHKQYAIVFRTPPYHKMKIERPVTVFLQLKRKRGGDVSDSKQFTYYPLVEDKEEVQRKRRKALPTFSQPFGGGSHMGGGSGGAAGGYGGAGGGGSLSFFPCSLAYSPYQSGAGPMGCYPGGGGGAQMAASVPGRDSGEEAAEPSAPSRTPQCKPQAPEMLRRAREYNARLFGLAQRSARALLDYGVTADARALLAGQRHLLTAQDENGDTPLHLAIIHGQTSVVEQIACVIHYAQDLGAVNLTNHLHQTPLHLAVITGQTSVVSFLLRVGADPALLDRHGDSAMHLALRAGAGAPELLRALLQSGAPAVPQLLHMPDFEGLYPVHLAVRARSPECLDLLVDSGAEVEATERQGGRTALHLATEMEELGLVTHLVTKLRANVNARTFAGNTPLHLAAGLGYPTLTRLLLKAGADIHAENEEPLCPLPSPPTSDSDSDSEGPEKDTRSSFRGHTPLDLTCSTKVKTLLLNAAQNTMEPPLTPPSPAGPGLSLGDTALQNLEQLLDGPEAQGSWAELAERLGLRSLVDTYRQTASPSGSLLRSYELAGGDLAGLLEALSDMGLEEGVRLLRGPETRDKLPSTAEVKEDSAYGSQSVEQEAEKLGPPPEPPGGLCHGHPQPQVH